The following coding sequences are from one Acidobacteriota bacterium window:
- a CDS encoding zf-HC2 domain-containing protein, whose translation MNCKLAVDNLKALMEGELPAGEARETRRHLLSCPSCSARLTPEEWVEVLPGMAEEVEPSADFARGFYRKLDRRREAGRAPWWSVTWARPGHLAGAGALVLVVLLGVILGRLPWGARTMSGPAVEPGMEETVAILKDMGVLHHLDLLEDFETIADLGALAQDEAIN comes from the coding sequence ATGAACTGCAAACTGGCCGTGGACAACCTGAAGGCCCTCATGGAAGGGGAACTCCCCGCCGGCGAGGCGCGGGAGACCCGCAGGCATCTCCTGTCCTGCCCCTCCTGCTCCGCCAGGCTTACGCCCGAGGAATGGGTGGAGGTCCTCCCCGGGATGGCGGAGGAGGTCGAGCCCTCCGCGGACTTCGCCCGGGGGTTTTACCGGAAACTGGACCGCCGGCGGGAGGCCGGGCGGGCTCCCTGGTGGAGCGTGACGTGGGCGCGGCCCGGGCACCTGGCCGGTGCGGGCGCCCTCGTCCTGGTCGTGCTCCTGGGCGTGATTCTCGGCCGGCTCCCCTGGGGCGCGAGGACGATGTCCGGTCCAGCCGTCGAGCCGGGGATGGAGGAGACCGTGGCCATCCTTAAGGATATGGGGGTGCTCCACCACCTGGACCTGCTCGAGGACTTCGAGACGATAGCCGATCTCGGAGCCCTCGCGCAGGATGAAGCCATCAACTAG